One window of Desulfocurvibacter africanus subsp. africanus DSM 2603 genomic DNA carries:
- the trpA gene encoding tryptophan synthase subunit alpha — translation MTKSRLEQKIREANEAGRKALIPYLPAGYPDKERFWKELSALDKSGADIIEIGVPFSDPVADGPVVERASLQCLEAGVTLDWILAELKKRKGGFKAGIVLMGYYNPFYKYGLDRLAADAAEAGVTGFIVPDLPMEESEDMTKALAARGLDLIPLVGLNTSEERMKLYADNARGYVYFVSVLGTTGERTSLPEEIAGRLAVAKRVFDVPLALGFGISRPEQLTTFGDTIDAVVFGSSLIKHLDQGGDSAGFMARWK, via the coding sequence CTGACGAAATCCAGGCTGGAGCAGAAGATACGCGAGGCCAACGAGGCCGGCCGCAAGGCGCTCATTCCCTACCTGCCGGCGGGCTACCCGGATAAGGAGCGTTTCTGGAAGGAGCTTTCGGCCCTGGACAAAAGCGGAGCAGACATCATCGAGATCGGCGTGCCTTTCTCAGACCCAGTGGCCGACGGCCCGGTGGTGGAACGGGCCTCCCTGCAGTGCCTCGAAGCCGGCGTCACGCTGGATTGGATTCTGGCCGAGCTGAAGAAACGCAAGGGCGGCTTCAAGGCCGGGATCGTGCTCATGGGCTACTACAACCCGTTCTATAAATACGGCCTGGACAGGCTCGCGGCCGACGCAGCCGAGGCCGGAGTGACCGGCTTCATCGTGCCCGACCTGCCCATGGAAGAGTCAGAGGACATGACCAAGGCGCTGGCGGCCCGCGGCCTGGACCTCATTCCGCTCGTGGGCCTGAACACGAGCGAGGAGCGCATGAAGCTCTACGCCGACAATGCGCGGGGCTACGTCTATTTCGTGTCCGTGCTGGGCACCACGGGCGAACGCACGAGCCTGCCCGAGGAAATCGCCGGTCGGCTGGCCGTGGCTAAGCGCGTATTCGACGTGCCCCTGGCCCTAGGCTTCGGCATCTCCAGGCCCGAGCAGCTGACCACCTTCGGCGACACGATCGACGCCGTGGTCTTCGGCAGCTCGCTCATCAAGCATCTGGACCAGGGCGGCGACTCGGCCGGCTTCATGGCCCGCTGGAAGTAG
- a CDS encoding Coenzyme F420 hydrogenase/dehydrogenase, beta subunit C-terminal domain: MRTNSTKSFHDLMAEVIEPGLCSNCSGCVSFCSAMGYGALETGPEGEPRFRNPALCIECGICHLICPETGLMEADTRARLNSQAPMGAVRNLTFARAKAPEVTCMASHGGAVTALLLHLLDTKQIYGAIVNRREGIHRKPVLARSAKDLLLSAGHYPAVSNGPALLGELYQTLSVRECAGSLAQGWLHKVAFVGLPDQILALRNMETLGIIPSDAVALYVGLFCDEAYQLGITEQLRLEQAGKFNWENILRFTCAEELKIHLDDGRVVTPPERLRKKLSMKGCSACTDYSAELADISFGGLGAPNGWTTVVVRTERGQKAFQSACGTVLEEPSQSLRQRQEAQRAIEGISRRKRERAAGMRQEQVAVSGV, encoded by the coding sequence ATGAGAACTAATTCCACCAAGTCCTTTCACGACCTCATGGCAGAGGTGATTGAACCGGGCCTCTGCTCGAATTGTTCAGGGTGCGTGTCCTTTTGCTCGGCCATGGGCTACGGCGCCCTGGAAACCGGTCCCGAAGGGGAACCGCGGTTCAGGAATCCGGCGCTGTGCATCGAGTGCGGCATATGCCACCTGATCTGTCCCGAAACCGGCCTGATGGAGGCAGATACCAGGGCGCGGCTCAACTCCCAGGCTCCCATGGGCGCGGTCCGCAATCTGACTTTTGCCCGGGCCAAAGCCCCTGAAGTCACCTGCATGGCCTCGCATGGCGGAGCCGTTACCGCCCTGCTCCTGCACCTCCTGGATACGAAGCAGATTTACGGCGCGATCGTGAACCGCCGGGAAGGGATCCACCGCAAGCCCGTGTTGGCCAGGAGCGCCAAGGACCTTCTGCTGTCCGCAGGGCATTATCCCGCCGTTTCCAATGGGCCAGCCCTGCTGGGCGAGTTGTACCAGACTCTTTCAGTGAGGGAATGCGCAGGCAGCCTGGCTCAGGGCTGGTTGCACAAGGTCGCTTTCGTCGGGCTGCCCGACCAGATCCTCGCCCTGCGCAACATGGAAACCCTGGGCATCATCCCTTCGGATGCCGTGGCCCTGTACGTGGGCCTTTTCTGTGACGAAGCCTACCAGTTGGGCATTACCGAACAGCTCCGCCTTGAGCAGGCCGGGAAGTTCAACTGGGAAAATATCCTGCGTTTCACCTGCGCCGAAGAACTCAAGATCCACCTGGACGACGGCAGGGTCGTCACCCCCCCCGAGAGGCTGCGCAAGAAGCTCAGTATGAAGGGATGTAGCGCATGCACCGACTACTCCGCGGAGCTTGCCGACATCTCCTTTGGCGGTCTGGGTGCTCCGAATGGCTGGACCACCGTGGTGGTCAGGACGGAACGCGGACAAAAGGCCTTCCAGAGTGCCTGCGGTACCGTTCTTGAGGAGCCAAGCCAGTCCCTTCGGCAAAGGCAAGAGGCCCAAAGGGCCATAGAAGGGATCTCCAGGCGCAAGCGTGAGCGAGCTGCAGGGATGCGCCAGGAACAGGTTGCCGTTTCCGGCGTCTAG
- a CDS encoding sigma-54-dependent transcriptional regulator: MAKILIIDDDVQLCKALSLVVKRMGNEADCAFTLRQGLRLLKGNSFEVVILDISLPDGNGLEFLPQIKDSAGSPEVIILSGSGDPEGAELAIRNGAWSYISKPPTLTKIQLPVQRALDYHEKKRNCGQPVVLKRAGLVGESRLFLKSLELVAQAAATEANVLITGKTGTGKELFARAIHENSRRVHGPFVIVDCAALPENLVESVLLGHEKGAFTGADRRSEGLVRQAHGGTLFLDEVGELPLAMQKAFLRVLQTRRFRPIGGLTEVESNFRLVAATNRNLDELVTVWKFRQDLLFRLRTLCIELPTLRDRQDDIPRLAHYFNESACRALGIKPKMISAEFLEALCEFDWPGNVRELANAIESAITSAGGEPMLAPRHLPLNIRVRLARAPLEEHRQKAVCMRNTAVILDPENIPQLKDFRKTALEDLECCYLEQLMAIAHGDIRTACAQSGLSRARLYALLKHHAIERTVKRAMSDQTADLNREVLDSRV, translated from the coding sequence ATGGCAAAGATTCTCATCATCGATGACGACGTGCAGCTCTGCAAGGCGTTGTCCCTCGTGGTCAAGCGCATGGGGAATGAGGCGGACTGCGCCTTTACCCTGCGTCAGGGCCTTAGGCTCCTTAAGGGAAACAGCTTCGAGGTAGTGATCCTCGACATAAGTCTCCCTGACGGCAACGGCCTTGAATTCCTCCCTCAGATCAAGGACAGCGCGGGCAGCCCCGAAGTCATCATTCTTTCGGGGTCGGGCGATCCCGAGGGTGCCGAGCTGGCCATCAGAAACGGCGCGTGGAGCTATATCTCCAAGCCGCCTACGCTGACCAAAATCCAACTGCCGGTGCAACGGGCCCTTGATTATCATGAAAAAAAGAGGAACTGCGGGCAGCCCGTGGTCCTCAAGCGTGCCGGACTAGTCGGTGAGAGCCGGTTGTTTTTGAAAAGTCTGGAACTGGTGGCTCAGGCCGCGGCAACCGAGGCCAATGTGCTTATTACCGGCAAAACAGGCACAGGCAAGGAGCTCTTTGCCCGGGCAATACATGAGAACAGCCGAAGGGTGCATGGTCCATTCGTCATCGTGGACTGTGCCGCCCTGCCGGAGAACCTCGTCGAAAGCGTGCTCCTAGGTCACGAGAAGGGGGCTTTCACCGGGGCTGACCGGCGCTCGGAAGGTCTTGTCAGGCAAGCGCATGGAGGGACGCTCTTCCTTGATGAAGTGGGCGAGTTGCCGCTTGCAATGCAGAAGGCCTTTCTGCGGGTGCTGCAGACCCGCCGTTTTCGTCCGATCGGGGGACTTACCGAGGTGGAGAGCAATTTCAGGCTGGTTGCCGCGACAAACAGGAATCTCGATGAGCTCGTCACGGTGTGGAAGTTTCGTCAGGATCTTTTGTTCCGCCTGCGCACGCTGTGCATCGAGTTGCCTACCCTGCGAGACCGCCAGGACGATATTCCCAGGCTCGCCCACTACTTCAACGAAAGTGCCTGTCGGGCGCTCGGCATCAAGCCGAAGATGATTTCCGCTGAATTCCTGGAGGCACTGTGTGAATTTGACTGGCCGGGAAATGTTCGCGAACTCGCCAACGCCATCGAGAGTGCGATTACGTCGGCGGGCGGCGAGCCCATGCTGGCGCCTCGCCATTTGCCCCTCAACATTCGGGTGCGGCTGGCCCGCGCCCCGCTCGAAGAGCATCGACAAAAGGCCGTGTGCATGAGGAACACCGCCGTAATCCTAGACCCCGAGAACATTCCGCAACTCAAGGACTTCCGCAAGACGGCCCTTGAGGATCTAGAGTGCTGCTATCTCGAACAGCTCATGGCCATCGCTCACGGAGACATCAGAACAGCCTGTGCCCAATCAGGCCTTTCCCGCGCACGCCTTTATGCCCTGCTCAAGCATCATGCAATCGAGCGGACGGTGAAACGCGCCATGAGCGATCAGACTGCTGACCTAAACCGGGAGGTCCTTGACAGTAGAGTCTGA
- a CDS encoding PAS domain S-box protein: protein MDSLHMALLAATTDQIAVLDTSGVVLMANTAMCERLGIAEGDLIGRALFNLFPKETAAKRKRRFRQALSMRQPVIFEDVLSRSNNFVVRVVPILRQGGQPECAVISVRNTTASFKAEQERVRLVQAIEQAVEAFILLSNDLNIEYVNQAFEEMTGFAQQEIKGKNIETLYTSGDQKRVLENTINSLEYSETWMGRTTNTRKNGVVFKCEQTFARIRGKRYRPLGYVSVWRDITEMEQLERQLRQAQKMEALGMLAGGIAHDFNNILGPIILHAELNMQGLPQDSPIFQGLEEILGAAQRARGLIDHILGLSRKREKDQPLCFQLSSLVKECLKLLRPSLPSDIRIVFENRSRWDLILADPTQVHQVIMNLATNAAQAMQDRSGELSITLSEAKVLENQIGSQGLPKGRYIQLEMRDTGPGIAPENLERIFDPFFTTKKEDTGTGLGLAVVRTIMNSIGGNVRVESTPGNGATFRLLFLSCVPEKTARRVPLDREEHMLLVDDDPVVVQGSRGALEQLGFTVTACRSAFEALAYFRKAPEQFDVCICEASMSEMGGVELARELLLNRPDLPIVLSFASHAGLPMESMAHLGISACIRTPFRMDDLRKTLTKVLGSMPATI, encoded by the coding sequence GTGGATTCACTGCATATGGCCCTGCTCGCCGCCACCACCGATCAGATCGCGGTGTTGGACACGAGTGGGGTGGTTCTCATGGCGAATACAGCCATGTGCGAGCGCCTCGGCATCGCCGAAGGCGATCTCATTGGGCGCGCCCTTTTCAACCTATTCCCCAAGGAAACAGCCGCCAAACGCAAACGTCGGTTCAGGCAGGCCTTGTCCATGCGCCAACCGGTCATCTTTGAAGACGTCTTGTCACGCAGCAATAATTTCGTTGTCCGCGTCGTCCCGATTCTAAGACAGGGGGGGCAGCCCGAATGCGCAGTCATCAGCGTGCGGAACACGACCGCCTCATTCAAGGCCGAACAAGAGCGCGTACGCTTGGTCCAGGCCATCGAGCAGGCAGTGGAAGCCTTCATCCTGCTAAGCAACGATCTGAACATCGAATATGTGAACCAAGCCTTTGAAGAGATGACCGGATTTGCTCAGCAGGAAATCAAGGGCAAGAACATCGAAACGCTCTATACGAGCGGTGACCAGAAGCGCGTACTCGAGAATACCATCAACAGTCTCGAGTATAGCGAGACCTGGATGGGGCGGACCACCAATACCCGCAAGAACGGCGTGGTCTTCAAATGCGAACAGACGTTCGCCCGCATACGAGGCAAGCGTTACAGGCCGCTGGGATACGTAAGCGTATGGCGCGACATCACCGAGATGGAGCAACTCGAGAGGCAATTGCGGCAGGCCCAGAAGATGGAGGCCCTGGGCATGCTCGCGGGCGGCATAGCCCATGACTTCAACAACATCCTGGGTCCCATCATTCTGCATGCCGAGTTGAACATGCAGGGATTGCCACAGGATTCTCCCATCTTCCAGGGCCTGGAAGAAATCCTCGGCGCGGCCCAGCGTGCGAGAGGCCTTATCGACCACATCCTGGGACTTAGCCGTAAGCGCGAGAAAGACCAACCACTCTGTTTTCAGCTCAGCAGCCTGGTGAAAGAGTGCCTGAAGCTCCTCAGGCCCTCTCTTCCCTCGGACATCCGCATCGTCTTCGAGAATCGAAGCCGCTGGGATCTCATCCTGGCAGACCCCACGCAGGTTCATCAGGTCATAATGAACCTGGCTACAAATGCTGCCCAAGCCATGCAAGACAGGAGCGGCGAATTAAGCATCACCCTTTCTGAAGCTAAAGTGCTGGAGAATCAGATTGGAAGCCAGGGCCTGCCTAAGGGACGGTATATCCAATTGGAGATGCGTGATACGGGACCTGGAATAGCGCCCGAAAACCTTGAACGCATATTCGACCCGTTCTTCACGACAAAAAAGGAGGATACCGGCACCGGCCTTGGACTGGCGGTAGTGCGTACGATCATGAATTCCATTGGAGGCAATGTGAGGGTGGAGAGCACGCCGGGAAATGGAGCAACTTTCCGACTTCTCTTCCTCTCATGTGTTCCGGAGAAGACTGCCAGACGCGTCCCGCTGGACAGGGAAGAGCATATGCTGCTCGTGGATGATGATCCCGTCGTTGTCCAGGGAAGCCGAGGGGCCCTGGAACAACTGGGCTTCACCGTGACCGCCTGTCGCAGCGCCTTCGAGGCCTTGGCCTACTTCCGTAAGGCGCCGGAGCAGTTCGACGTATGCATCTGCGAGGCGTCGATGTCCGAAATGGGCGGGGTCGAGCTGGCCCGTGAACTGCTCCTCAATAGACCCGATCTGCCCATTGTGCTCAGCTTCGCTTCCCATGCGGGCTTGCCCATGGAATCGATGGCCCACCTGGGAATCAGCGCTTGCATCCGCACGCCCTTTCGCATGGACGACTTACGTAAAACTCTGACCAAGGTGCTCGGCAGCATGCCAGCCACGATATGA